In Deltaproteobacteria bacterium, the DNA window CCCTCGCCCCCGGCGGCCGCTTCGTCTTCTGCTTTCCCACCGATCAGCGCGCGCGCGCCGAGCGGGCGTGCGCGGACGCCGGGCTCGGAATCCTCGCCTCGCGAGATGTGGTGCCGCGCGCCGGGCGCTCACCGCTCTTCTCGCTCTTCTGTTGTGCGCACGCTGCCGAGGCTGCGACCCCGGTTCGCGAGCCGGACTACCTCGTCCGCGATGCAGCCGGTGCGCACACGCCGGAACACCTGCGGGCGCGGGCCACCTTCGGGTTCGGCGAAAGCTTGGAGTTGGAAATGAAGCCCAAACTTCATTGACACTACCTCTACAGTTTTGACAACTTCGCCCCTCACCCTGAGGAGAAGATCAAATGCGAATCATTCAGACCTTGTCTGTTGCCGGCCTGCTCTCCATCGCCGGCCTGGCCCAGGCGGCGCGCCCGGCCGAGGCCAAGTACCCGAACCTGACCAAGTCTTGGGACAAGCTCCAGGACGCCAAGAAGCACCTCGAGGAGGCCGAGAAGGCCCACGCCAAGACCGGCGGCCTCGGTGGTCACGCCGCCAACGCGGTGAAGGAGGTCGCCGCCGCGGAGAAGGAGATCGACGAGGCCATCAAGTTCGCCGCGGCCAACACCAAGGCCGGCGCGCCCGGCAAGGTGACCGACGGCGCCGCCAAGCCCGGCGCCCCCGGCTTCGACGACAAGAAGTACCCCAACCTCGGCGCGGCCCACCTCGACTGCGAGTGGGCCATCATCCACGTGCACGAGGCGATGGAGTACCACGCGCCCACGGGCACGCTGGGTGGCCACGGCGAGAAGGCCGAGGAGCACCTCAAGGCCGCCCAGAAAGAGGTCCTCGAGGCCGAGAAGTTCGCCGAGGCGCACGCCAAGCCGGAGGCCAAGCCCGCTTCTGCTCCTGCGAAGTAATCGCAGCGGGTGAACGACGAAGGGCCGCCGGCGCGAGTTGGCGGCCCTTCTCTTTTCTGGCGTTGAATCACGCGCAGCAGGCGGCTATCCAACGGGCCATGATCACCCTCTACCAGCTCAAGGGCTGCCCGTTCGCGCTGCGCACGCGCATCGCGCTCGCGGAGAAGCAGCTCCCCTTCGAGACCGTCTTCATCGACCGTGCGAACAAGCCGCGCGAGGTGCTCGAGGTGAGCCCCAGCGGCACCACGCCCGTGATCTACGACGGCGAGGCCAAGGTGCGCGATTCGTCGATCATCGCCGAGTACCTCGAAGAGCGGTATCCGCAGCGGCCGCTCCTGCCCGCGGATCCCATCGGCCGCGCGGCGGTGCGCACCGCGCTCGACGACCTCGACGAGCTCGTGGAC includes these proteins:
- a CDS encoding glutathione S-transferase family protein, with amino-acid sequence MITLYQLKGCPFALRTRIALAEKQLPFETVFIDRANKPREVLEVSPSGTTPVIYDGEAKVRDSSIIAEYLEERYPQRPLLPADPIGRAAVRTALDDLDELVDAVGALFRATFKGGDLVEAKGEVREALDDWNTRLEKRAHVVGEQLTTADVNLYAHLATLEKLQEAPLPTDLPHLTAWYARMAERTAVASALKDAL